The stretch of DNA tgatttgagaaaatattCTAAGAATATCGAATTTGAATGTAGCCTGAAATTCATCACAATTAAAACACGACATTTTTCTCATGAACgaagatatataaatataaaatatttaattataatcTATTTCATGTAAAAAGATTCATCATGAAATAATGTTCTTTCatgcattaatattatttattatttgtcaTCGAAGAGATGTTGAGTTTGTGAAGTAAGTGAGTGTTTGATTAATGGTTAGAAGTTCGATTTCATATATCAATATATTATCAGGTACATTTAAATCTCGAAGAACAAAATGTtgaaatcaaaataaaccaGAACTGAGTAACTTAATATCGATGACTAAGCTTttcgaaaaataaaattgatgatTAAGGCCTTAAACCCTCGTTTCACCTACTCAATTAACTGAATAATTTCAATTATGTCTTCTCCACCCGCTACCAAATTTTGTAGTCATGCAAAAATGACCTAAACATTGAAATGGTCACGTAGCCACGTGAATATGTGATAGGgaattaattttttcttttaacaataTTGATATTATAGTTTAAGAATTGattggaaaataatatattataacaaatcaaaaactcgtgtgagacggtctcacgagtcgtattttgtgagacatatatcttatttgagtcattcatgaaaaagtattgatttttatgctaagagtattactttttattgtgaatatcgataggttCGACCCAtctcacgtataaaaattcgtAAGAACATCTTACGAAAAAATCTACTCTTATAACAATTAAAGAAaccaaaagaaaaaataatcCCAACCACTCCCCAGCTACCCTAgcttttatctatgcaactacaTCAACATTTGGCGGTTGGTGAGTATTGGGTCTAATTAAATTCGAGCCCAACGAATCTagttcagattttttttttttttgttttttgttttgtttttttgttttagaTTTAGTTCGAATATTTGTTTAGCTATTGTGAACTCCAACATCATCATGTAAATTAATgtaatgaaaattaaattttatttggaatttTTGAAGATCAATCTCTAAATCAAAATATGATTAATGAGAAATAACTTCAACTTTGTCAAGTGAGTGGGTTCGGGGACAAATGAAGTCATATTTGAGTATTTTcgaaaaacttgtatgagacgatcTAAACTCTAATGTCAATTTTGTAAGCTGATCTTTGACTCGAttcattaaaaattaatattttttgtgtgagaaatatttttttcccagTATGTATGAATCGATTCGACACCATGTAACAATTTTAGATGTATTTTGATTGCATTGTTATAGTAAGTTAATGCGTGTAAAagagattttatttttctataaaagtaagagattttttttaaaaaaatctcacAATGTAGAAAAGTTATATATAACTCACGTATTATGTAATTGTATAGATAATTACGCCAGAAAATtcgtattttttttatgatgcgAGAATTTGCGGTCATTATCTTTCGATGTATTATGTAAACTCTCggattaatataataatatacaaATCACGTAAGTAAAGTAAATCGTATTAAACAAATTTTGTGTCACGAAATCGCACGAGAAAATATTGACATGAAAAATTGAACTAATGATAACCAACCACACATTCTCAGAATTCACCAAGTACCCCTTtggggcaaaaaaaaaaaaaaaaatcataaccaaTAATATTAGACGAATAAGACAAATGGTACACATAAAAATGTTTATCtgaatatatataatcatagaaatttttatgaatcaatttaaaaaaatatatattttatttaaattattaaatcaaaaatatttttttaaaatatattatcatAGTAAAGTAGCATTAGGAGACACTcgcaaaaaattaaaaaatagtgTACACAAATAATAAAGTCCAAGACTTTGACCCTCACCAAGATCACTCATTCACCAAAAGTCTGAATCTTGAAATAGAAGCCGAGTGAATGAGTCAGTGATTAAAGTTCAGCCGTATCAGTTAACACTCGTCCCATTTTGCTGCTCGGTCTCGCTTTGTTATGAGTTGTCTTCATTGAAAACCGCAAAAAAACTGCTGTCGAAATTACTATTATGCCCTCCCGTCAGCCTTCTCCGCCGCCGCAGCACCTGATGAGCCATCTCGTGCCGCCTCTCGCCGGTGTGCTGACGGCGGCGGTCACTTTAATTCTTTTTCTTGTCCTCTGCTTCCGAAGGCTTAGCAAGAAACGCACCGTCCCTGCAGCTTCGGACACCGACTCTAAGAAACCCCCGTATCAGCTTTCTTACTCGCTCCTTCGCCGCGGAACCTCTCGTTTTTCTCCCTCCCACCGCCTTGGCCAGGGTGGATTTGGCTCAGTGTATCAGGCCGAACTGAAGGAAAACCGTCATGTGTCCAAAAAGTCTACCGTTCTCTTTCCCTTCAATCGTGTCGCTGTCAAGGTTATGGACTCGGGTTCTCTACAAGGTGAGCGTGAATTTCAGAATGAGTTACTTTTTTCTTCCAAGATCGACTGTAAATATGTTGTTTCTGTGATGGGTTTTTCATCAAATCCTAAGAAACGCCGCATGCTTTTAGTATATGAACTAATGGAAAACGGGAGCTTGCAAGATTGTCTTTTCCATAAGAAAAGTGAGGTTTTGAGGAATTGGGATAAGCGATTTTTGATCGCCTTACATATTGCTAAAGGGCTCGAGTATTTACATCATTACTGCGATCCACCAATTATTCACGGCGATATTAAGCCGAGTAATATACTGTTGGACGAGAGCTTCAATGCCAAGATTGGTGATTTGGGACTGGCTAGGTTCAAGGTTGAGGAGAACAATATCTTTGAAGTTGAGACAAAGAAGGAAGGTATTACAGGGAATGGGCTGGAGGATAATGGATCCATGGTGGAGGAGACGGAGAGTGTGATTACTGCTAGCGGGTTCGAAGAAAGCCACAACATTCATGATCTTGGTGCTGAGGAAAAGTCGCCGGAGAGTGTGATTGTGAGGATTGAGGCTTCACCAGAGGCGGTGGTAGGGATTGAGTTGTCACCAGAGGCAGAAGCAGCTCCTGTCGTAACGCCTGAGACAGTAGCTGCAATGTCTTCACCATGTGATTGCTCGGAGAAAATAAGTCTCTCGGATGGGAATATTGACGTGTTTAGTGTTGAGAGTGGGGGTGAAAAAAGTGgttggaagaagaagaagaagagtgTAACGGGGAAAGATTGGTGGTGGAAGCAAGATACAGGAGGGGATGGTGAGCCCGGCAAGGTGAAAGACTATGTTATGGAATGGATTGGAAATGAGATCAAGAAAGAGAGGCCAAAAAGTGAGTGGATGGGTGCTTCCTCGAGCTCTGGGGCAGCTGGTAAAAtggagaaaaagaagaagaaaagaagacaGTTGGATTGGTGGGTGGCAATGGATGTTGAGAAGAATGTGAAGAAAGAGAAGAGAAGACCAGCAAGGGAGTGGTGGAAAGAGGAGTACTGCGAGGAGCTCgagaggaagaagaagaagaagaagaaacaaaTGCAGGGGTCAACAAGTGATGATTGTTATAGTGATCACTGGTGGCCAAGGGACGATGAATTTTATGCTGACAGGAAGAAGAAAAGGAGTCGAAGCAGGAGTAGTAAAAGTAGCATGGACTGGTGGTTGGATGGGCTTAGTGGCGAGCTTTGGAGAGCACAAAAAAACAGTCATGATTCAGTCAGTGGGGAGATACCAAAGAGCGGTGGGGTTAGTAGCACACCGAGTATGAGAGGAACTGTATGCTATGTAGCACCAGAATATGGTGGCGGAGGTGATGTTTCTGAGAAATGTGATGTTTATAGTTATGGAGTTCTTTTACTGGTTCTTATAGCGGGGCGTAGGCCACTTCAAGTGACGGGGTCACCAATGTCGGAATTCCAACGAGCCAACCTTCTATCTTGGGCTCGTCATCTTGCTCGTGCTGGAAAGCTTATTGATTTAGTTGATCCAAATGTTCAATTGTTGAATAAAGATCAAGCCTTGTTATGTATCACGGTGGCGTTGCTCTGTCTTCAGAAATCCCCGTCTCGTCGGCCTTCAATGAAAGATGTGGTGGGAATGCTGTCTGGAGATTTAGAATCTCCCAAGCTGCCCGTTGAATTTTCACCATCACCTCCGTCTCACTTTCCATACAAGTCTCGTAAGAAGGTTCGGTGAGTTCCAGTTGTTGCTTAGTGTTCAGTGAGTTGAATTAAATTTGTTGCAGGCCATTGTTTGTTTTTGTGAAGTGTAAATTATATATGTAAAGAAACACAGTTTAAATCAAAGATGTTTTTTATGAGATTCTTTTCTTTTTAACCATGCAATTTAAGAACACTGTATTAAGAACAAAACAAGAACACTTACTCCTAAGAACACTGTATTAAGATCTGTGTTAAATTGCCATGTGTTGTTACTATCACGTATGTAACGTCTTCCATAGAGAAAATGTTTGCGCATTACTCGTGAGGAAAATTTTCTTGCGTAAGTTCAGGTGACCACAGTGGAGAAATAGCCAAGGTGACAATGACCCGAATTAGCACGGAGCACTGAATTATCAATTTGGCTGTCTAGCCTTCAGCTTAATTCCATTGGcttggttttgttttcttggTTTAAAGTGAAAGGAAGGAAACTTATCAGTACAATAAAATATTGGACAATGATAAAACCTGTCGGTTTCATTTATCCGCGGTTTGCGGGTTTGGTTCTTAATGTTTTGACTagaatcatttttattttgcatgGATTTAGCCTTAGACTTTCCTGATAAGTGATAATCGACTTCCTACGTTTAAGTTTAAATGTTGGAACCCCCTTAATGCGATTGTCAGCAGCTTTTGGTATTGCCATAGGTTTTTCTTAACGAAGCAAATGTAGGTTGGACGTCTCATGTTAATAAACTCGATGCTTGGAATTcatcatttagctgcacaagttGTGGTCGATCAATTCCTGGCcagtgtatttttatttaagcatCGACACATGCAGAACAAATTTCAACCAAGACCCGAGTCTTGGAAGCAATGGCCGGTGACCCTACCACTGtacctgttttttttttttttttttttaaagttgaaatGCCAAATTAAATATAATGTTCGTTCTTGAGTTGTGAAAAATTATCTACAAGTTTCTTGTATTGTTCGATGACATCGAAAAGTTTGAGTTATGGTTTTTAAATTTTAACCTTCATTTGTTGAGTTCTTGGGTACTTTTTCCCATTCCATTTTGAAGTCTGAAGTTAGAGACAAGACGTTTTTCAAGTTAATGTAATTCTTCGTCGAACGATGATTGgttaggaaaaatattttggctgCTTTATTGAAACTTAAGCCGCTTCTGCTTGGTAAACAAAACATTAAAATGTACTCTCTTAAATTTAGCAAAAGTCTGCCCACAACGAGTTCCAGCAGGACTCTCCACAATTTTCCCCGAAACTACACACAACGTTTTCTTGTAATCACGAACTTCACTTTTGACATGGCCTGCACTTGTGACAAACTGAAAGATTACAATTCAGCAAGTTAATTCTCATCTAGTAGTCTGTCTAATAATGAGGAATGTACACGCCTGACAAAATTTTCCCTTTTTTTTCCCTTGTTTGTGCCCAAATGCTACCCCTGCAATTGTATGCATACATGAAAAATTGTGAATCAACAAAAAAGGGATGAAGGCGTACGAAATAGAAGGAAAGCATCATCAAGGGAGCACCACAAGGAGTGGATTGAATGATACGGGTAGTTTGCTATATTTGGAGACAAGATTTTCATGTATTTTCAGACAATCgctaatggttatttaattggGCCATATATACAAATTATGCCCCGAGCGAGACCCATGCGCGTTAAActctataaattttaaattacagAAATGAATTATGATGGTAAACTAAcatataaattttgtttaataaataaGTTAGTTCAAGTAAAACCAGCAAAGCCCTGACGCCTCCGTGAAAACCATGGCCAATATGTCACTGATAGATCCCAACGTTGACCCCTACGGCTACCTCGGAATCCTCAAAAATCCCGACAATTCGATCACACGGGCGATAGAACTTTTCCCGAATTCTCCCGCCTGTTCCGATCCCAACCTTCCCGTCCTCAGTAAGGATATTACGATCAATCCAGCAAGTAATACGTGGGTTCGTGTGTATTTGCCTAAACAATATTGCGATTCCAATCCCAAGGTTAAGCTACCACTCCTAGTGTACTATCATGGCGGAGGATTCATTTTATGCAGCACAGCGAACTCCAGGCTCCACGAGTTTTGCTCAGACCTCGCATGCTATGTCCCGGTGATAGTCGTGTCGGTGGAGTACCGCCTCGCGCCGGAGCACCGCCTCCCCGCCGCGTACGACGACGGGATTGAGGCGTTGCACTGGATCAAAACCACAAACGACGAGTGGCTGACGGAGTTCGCCGACTTCTCACGGTGTTTCCTCATGGGCGGTAGCGCCGGCGGTAACATAGCGTACCACGTCGGGTTACGTGCAGCCTCGAGCGGCGGAGATCTGTGGCCGCTGAAGATCCAAGGGCTGGTGTTGCAGCAACCATTCTTCGGTGGGGTGGAGAGGACA from Primulina tabacum isolate GXHZ01 chromosome 3, ASM2559414v2, whole genome shotgun sequence encodes:
- the LOC142540298 gene encoding receptor-like serine/threonine-protein kinase At4g25390; its protein translation is MPSRQPSPPPQHLMSHLVPPLAGVLTAAVTLILFLVLCFRRLSKKRTVPAASDTDSKKPPYQLSYSLLRRGTSRFSPSHRLGQGGFGSVYQAELKENRHVSKKSTVLFPFNRVAVKVMDSGSLQGEREFQNELLFSSKIDCKYVVSVMGFSSNPKKRRMLLVYELMENGSLQDCLFHKKSEVLRNWDKRFLIALHIAKGLEYLHHYCDPPIIHGDIKPSNILLDESFNAKIGDLGLARFKVEENNIFEVETKKEGITGNGLEDNGSMVEETESVITASGFEESHNIHDLGAEEKSPESVIVRIEASPEAVVGIELSPEAEAAPVVTPETVAAMSSPCDCSEKISLSDGNIDVFSVESGGEKSGWKKKKKSVTGKDWWWKQDTGGDGEPGKVKDYVMEWIGNEIKKERPKSEWMGASSSSGAAGKMEKKKKKRRQLDWWVAMDVEKNVKKEKRRPAREWWKEEYCEELERKKKKKKKQMQGSTSDDCYSDHWWPRDDEFYADRKKKRSRSRSSKSSMDWWLDGLSGELWRAQKNSHDSVSGEIPKSGGVSSTPSMRGTVCYVAPEYGGGGDVSEKCDVYSYGVLLLVLIAGRRPLQVTGSPMSEFQRANLLSWARHLARAGKLIDLVDPNVQLLNKDQALLCITVALLCLQKSPSRRPSMKDVVGMLSGDLESPKLPVEFSPSPPSHFPYKSRKKVR
- the LOC142540299 gene encoding carboxylesterase 1: MANMSLIDPNVDPYGYLGILKNPDNSITRAIELFPNSPACSDPNLPVLSKDITINPASNTWVRVYLPKQYCDSNPKVKLPLLVYYHGGGFILCSTANSRLHEFCSDLACYVPVIVVSVEYRLAPEHRLPAAYDDGIEALHWIKTTNDEWLTEFADFSRCFLMGGSAGGNIAYHVGLRAASSGGDLWPLKIQGLVLQQPFFGGVERTASEVRLTNDKILPCGVSDVMWELALPLGVDRDHKYSNPRVDIQADAFEEMKSQDWRVLVTGCEGDPLIDRQRDVMSLLEDNGVQVAGRFDEGGYHGIDFFDKSRSKISAQFLGDFIGFPV